Below is a genomic region from Medicago truncatula cultivar Jemalong A17 chromosome 3, MtrunA17r5.0-ANR, whole genome shotgun sequence.
GAGAATACCACAAAGACTATATGGTCCAAATTGGAATCATTGTATTTGACAAAACCATTGGCTGATAGGTTACTTCTGAAACAACAAATCTACTTATTTAGGAAGATAGAGTCAAAGATCATAATGGAGCAATTggtgaaattcaataaaattattgacGATTGAGTGAATATTGAAAGATGCTCTCTTTTATGGAAAGGAAGACACTGATGTTTTGGATAAAGTCTAATTAGATATTAAGACCAAGAAACTAACCATGTTTAAAAACTTGAACGTGAAACTTTGAGTGTGTCAAAAGGAAGATGTGAAAGTAAAGGAAAATGGGTGGctaaactaaaatcatattcTAGTCACACATTGAAATGCTTCAATTGTTATATGATGAGTCATTTCAAGATGGATTGTAATGAGGTGAAAGGAAATGATGATTTCATGCAAGTTGCCTCACAGAAAAATTACGAGGAAGCAGAGGCACTAGTGGTGAAAAGTTAAGTCATGGACTCTGGAAGCTCTTTAACAACAAGTTGAGACTCTAAGGCTAGATGAAGGTGGAGTTGTTCACCTTGAAAACAAAACGGTTTGTAATGTTCAAGATATGTGTTCAGTAAGTATGTCTTACGATGTTTGCCAACCATGAGTTACTTTTGCAAGATGTGAGGTGTGTTCTTGAACTTAACATGATTTGTTATCAATCAACATGTTTGAACTAATAGTTAACTTtttcaagtaaaataaaagaggTAAAATtctaagaaaaattataaactataagcttTTAAGTTatataaatgaattttcttaaaaaaaagttataaatgaattgaattaacttatcaaaataagatagagtagtgatatatgtacatcaattttatgacaactttgattacaaccttatttttctctttttttattggtaaaaatcaatgaagagagaaaaagaacattatgtaagtatgagaaagaaagttgtcaaaaatttgtcacaaaatgattgtacaaatatcatttctgaaTAAGATATAAGctagtaaaaataagttataaatttgtgTGAGAAAAAATTGCTATCAAACAAATCTTTTTCTATCGTATAAACTACAAGTTCTAAATCTGTCTTTGCCAAACTCCCCATGAATGCAAATCCAACTTCTCCAAGTTTGTCCCCACTTAGGGAAATAAGTCAAACAAACATCACAAAAGCCAATTCGTCCTATGATTCCTATCCTATCCAATTTATATCTATGTCCTAATTCTAATTTAATAATCATATAGATCCAAAATCAAATCCAAGAACACCATTCATCCCAATTCAATCAAAAACCTCTCCAAGATGgaacaacaaaaagaaatagCCAAAGGACACAAAATAATCTTAATGCCATCACCATTTCAAGGCCACATAACACCATTACTCCAACTAGCAACCATTCTCCATTCAAAAGGCTTCTCAATCACCATTGTTCACACAGTTTTTAACTCTCCAAACCCTTCTTCTTACCCTCACTTCACTTTCCACCCTCTCCACGGTGCCTTGTCCGATACGGaagcttcaaaggttgatgcagtgCATCTTACTGAGGTTATTAATGTTAGATGTGTGCAGCCTTTGAAGGAATGTTTGACTATGTTGTTGGATAAGGAAGATGATggtgtttgttgttttgtttctgATGCTGCTCTTTATTTTACTCAAGCTGTTTGTGTTGAGTTTGGGATTCCTAGGATTGTTCTTAGGACTGGTGGGGcttcttcttttcttgtttttgctTCTTTTCCGATTCTCAGAGAAAAGGGTTATTTTCCTGTTCAAGGTGAGTTTTTTAGTATTATTTGTAgactttttcatataaaattaccatttctattcatattttaatatgtGGAGTAGTGACACGGATACCTCACATGAAACTGACAATCATATGTTGACAATGGTaattatttgagaaaatgacataattgaatgtaactacATTTTTGGATGTCATGTCGGTATTGTCTCGGACATGACACATGTTGGACACCAGACACGTCTTTGATAAGAAGTTTAGGTGCTATGAAGATTTTAATTAACTTTCAAGTAGTACTGTAGTTCAATCAATGTCAATTCAATGAGTATGAACTATGACTAACATGCCAGAGATTAGTTAGTTGTATTAGATTTAATTCAAAGGATCTAATAAGCTTAACTCTTGGGATACTACTCAGTCCTCATGTGACTCAGTAGTGAGCGAAATGAGTGAACAGGCAAATTGATCATTGAAATAGTGAGTATACGTCAAAATGGTTCCTCATTTTTGTGAATTGGCAAATACATCTCTGAAATTCTAAAGCATCACTCAAACAAGTCATTCTGTTAACTTCTATCACTAGAGACTATAAGTCGACATGTTAACTAGACTTGTCTCAAATGTTGATCTCACATCAATGAGAATTCACCAGGGAATGATTTGTCAATGAAATTTAAGTCGTATAATGAACAGATTTGGCACTAGTTGCTAATGTGTGTGGACTCATTACTGGTAAATTAGTCATTGGCATGATTACATTGATGTGGGGTCAACGTATAAGGTCATATATTCGGTTAACGTGTCACGTCCTAGTCCTTGACAGTAAGTTAATATAGATTCTATTTTGATtgacaatttataatttaagggATGTGTTTgtcaatttataaaaattagagACTGTTTTGACTgatatttacaattttaagcACTAATTTGCTTACTTACTCTAGTAAAATTCACTAATTAGGctgaatttctaaaaaaaagtgaCTGCAATCAACGTCTGCAAGGGAGGGTTTGTCTGTGAGATAAAGGAATTGGagttttatttcttctttcagtttaatttaatatttatagtaTACATTGTTGGTGGGTGTTTGTGCGTGTGATTTAAGAATTAAAATTTGTGGCAATAAGGTTAAATATGAGTTGACATGATTGAATGCATGGGCATATAGCTGGAAAATTAAACAGCAGATTGTACTGTGCTTGTATTCCCTTACTCAGAGAGTTTATATCTAAACAGTTTTTTCTTAAAGGATTGAGAGTTTGGGTAGCACCTATCGTAGAAAAGATGCTGAAAACTCAGTTTAGGTGGTTTGGGAACGAGGAGAGAAGCCTTGTAGATTCTGtagtaaaaaaatttaatcaggTGAAGTTAGTCAAATCGCTAGAGGAATAGGAAGGCCTAGAAAACTATAAGCGAAACTGAAAGacctagagattaatgagtttgaATGTTTGATAGGGATATGATATTGGACATAACATTATGACGTTGTTTGATCCACATAGCCGACCTACTTAGTGACAAAAAGCTTGGTTGTTGTTAGTTGGTTTGGTCCTCTCAGAATTTGAGGTTGTTCTGTTACTGATTGCTTTCTGTATATTTATGTAATGTGACTTGGTTGTTCTGTATTTGTgataaaaatatgtcatttttcttttatgatttattttagctTCAAAGCTGCAATTTGAAGTATGACGCACTGAGACGAGTCTCTAAAAATTCCATGTTGACTTTTGTTGAAAATCTAGAATCTCGAATGGAGGAAGCTGTGGAGGATCTTCCACCACTCAAAGTGAAAGACCTTCCTGTGTTTCAGTCGAAAGAACCTGAGGCATTCTACAAACTAGTTTGTCGCTTTATCGATGAATGCAAGAAATCCTCAGGGATTATTTGGAACACCTTTGAAGAGTTGGAATCATCTGCATTAACAAAATTGCGCCAAGATTTTTCTGTGCCAATATACCCTATAGGCCCTTTCCACAAATACTCTCTTGCTGGCTCAAATTCTACTAGCTTATTAACACCAGACAAAACCTGCATTTCTTGGTTAGACAAACAAGAACATAAAAGAGTTGTTTATGTGAGCTTTGGGAGTATTGTAGCAATAAGCGAGGCCGAGTTCTTGGAGATAGCTTGGGGGTTAGTCAACAGCAATCAACCTTTCCTGTGGGCGATTCGACCCGGGACAATCCGCGGATCAGAATGGCTTGAACCATTGCCAAGTGGGTTCTTAGAAAATTTGGGAGAAAGAGGGTATATTGTGAAATGGGCTCCTCAAGAACAAGTGCTGAAGCATCCTGCAGTTGGTGCATTTTGGACTCATAATGGTTGGAATTCAACTTTGGAGAGTGTTTGCGAAGGTGTTCCAATGATTTGTATGCCATCTTTTGGAGACCAAAAGATTAATGCCAAGTATGCAAGTGATGTTTGGAAGGTTGGAGTGCAATTAGAGGGTAAGCTTGAGAGGGGAGAGATTGAGAAGGTAATTCGAAAACTAATGGTTGGAGATGAAGGTAATGAGATTAGAGAGAATGTCatgaatttgaaagaaaaggcTAATGTTTGCTTGAAAGAAGGTGGTTCTTCTTATAGTTTCCTTGATTCCTTGGTTAGTGAAATATTGTCGCTTAAATCTTCTACATCTAGAGCTCATTGATTACTCGACAAATTCAGGACCAAGCTTACCAGGTAAACCCCCCCTACAGTACGGTTCCTATGTAATCTTGTAACTTGGACCATAATATTTAAACAGTAGTTGTAGTCTGTAAACTCTGTTTGTATAATACAAAGGTACAGCAGGAGCTCTGCAGTCCGAGACTTATGCACAATTGCTCGAACTCCGTAATCAAATTTTGTGTGTTCtatgtttgcatttttttctgTATCTATTTTATCTTGAACCGGTGTTGCTGTTCTAACACTTACATTTACCATGTGTATTGCAAGAAATAACTCAGAATGTATATGAATGAAGCAACAAACATGTTGGAGGAAATAGTAACAGCTATCAAGTTTTGTTTAGATACAACACTGATATAGCATTTAAAATTACTCATACTTGCATTGTAGataatttccatttttgtttctttctaatGTTCAAGAATCCATTTAATGGCAAATAACAGAATGTAGAACTATCCATTGAGTATCGAAAATTGTTCAGTCTTTTATTTCTGTTCATCACTTTCTAACgaaaaaaacaagttaaaagtGAAGGAATCAAGTTAATAACATATTCATACCTCAACTACAAACACTTAACCATGTATCAGTGAATGTTATATATACAAATTCAAAAAGGATGGATTTAGAAATCCTCATCACTCTCACTAGTAGTACAAGAATCATCCAAGTTCACAGCTGCTACTTTAGAAGTACTTATCCTAAAAGAAGCGGAACGAATCTTATAAGGCAACTTAGCATTAGTACCAGTAACCACACCACCGCCACACTGTCCTGTTTCTTCTTGTTCTCTCTTCAAATCACTAGGAGGTAAAAAACAATCAATAGACAAACctttaatattaaaatcaacttcttcaacttgCCAAACCTCTTCCATTCGTGTCCTCGAACGTGTCTCAGGTCCTTCACCAAACCTAAACAAGGACACCTTTGTTTTCCCGGCGTGTGCTATTTGAATGCCATCGACGGTTCTATAGTCTTGTATTAGTGACTCCATATTGGTTTCCCAGTATACGCAGTCAGTTTCTGAGGACTTGAGTTTGAGCAAGTGTGAGTCTTCTAGCTGCACTAATAGACCTGTTCTCTGGCTGAAGTATCCCCACACTGTGTGTCGAACTATCTCTACGTTGCTGTTGCTTCTTGCTCGTAGCGCTGATGACTCTGCTTCGAGTTTCAATATGAAACAGTCTTCTTTGTTCACTGTTTTCTCCCCAATGCATACTGAGGTGCTGAATAAATTAGCTGTTGACCTTGGATCAAGACCCTGTTgcaaaaatcattgttttttaAGTATCATATGTTAAGAATATTGTTAAGTCTTGTAAAATCTGCTAAAAGAATCAAATGTGAATATAGTAACGTGTATGTGTATTGCACCATATAGGTCAATTTTTGTCTTAAGATTATGGTTAGTTAGAGGCAAAAGAATAAACAGCTTTAGCATGGACAAAAAACAGGTTGTCACACAGGAAGGAAAAATTAAGATATGGTTGACTTATTTTAATTGCTAGTGAAGAAACATTCTCTTTTTTGACTTTAACCtttaaaagagaataaaattccCTGCATTATACTCTAGACAGTTGGCTTTTCTTATTAAATTTTAGACCTCCTAGTTCTGGTGTGGCTTAAGGGACAATGTATTTTTATAGGCAAGCTAAGTTAGGACTTTAATTCTTAGAGAATCATGTATTTGTCGTAGTCGCGAATATTCAGGCGTATTTTCTACCCTTGTGCGATTCACACCATCAGATCAAGATGGGAGGGTTCACATTCCGATTTTACAAATTGGATTCGAAATATCACGTCGATTTGAGTCGCTTGATCTGAAATCAAACCGTTCAAATTGCTTGACTGTGGATTTTTTTCATAGTATGATTGAAATCCATAAAGTTGGTATAGTCACAAATGATGTTAGGcttgtaacaaaaaagaaaaatttctcaAGTAGAATGATTCATTTTTCACCCTACCTATATAGTACTAGTACTAATCATAATTAAGCATGCTCCACTCTTTTGCATACAAACAAACAATCAAACATCATCAATTTTATCACAATCATAATTAAGCATGCTCAATAATCAAACcctttaaagaaagaaaaaccaaatGATTTTGGTCATAAACTTTTCTGCATACCTGTAAGAAACGTCTAAGAGGTCTAGGTGGACCACGGGAAGCATGAGAATGATGCCAAGGAGTTTGTCTCCAAGCAACTTTTCCATCACTTCCTGCACTAATCTTGTTACCAGAAACCACCAACTCTAAACACCATAACTCTGGTCTCTTCTGCCACACTACAAAACCACCCATCTCTCCTTTCATCTCAACATTCTTCACCTTCACCatcttcttattattattattactattcaCACCCCTTTCCCCTGAAGAAAACTCTGAAGTTGCCATTTTCACTTGTCCCATTGCATACATACTATCCACTGAATTCAATGCTCTTTCTCCTCCCACTGCAGCCACATACTGTTTCATTATATATTTAGCCATTGAAACTTcctgcataatcataaacattGTTATGATTAATTTCTATTTAAActtagaaatttttattttgtttttagtattTGCAAATTTTACcactttttggttttggtcattGATGTTTTGATTCAGTACTTACAAAACTTGCTCATATTGGAATTGAtccatgtaatattttttttagtgtttattttatatgactaaaatcaaatattttacgTATCACAACGATCACttccaacacaaacaaattttgtgaagactaaaacaaaacaacaaagatcAAACATAAAAAGTGGTATATTTGCTGAGAttaagaacaaaacaaaaaaaattcaaaggacTAAATGAGCAATGTCTTTGGGACCCTGGTTAACATTCTtctatatattttgtataaatgtatatatttaaacCAAGAaaaagagtgtttttttttggaaaatgttacTTACAATACGTTGGTCTTTAATGCTGGGAGTGATGAGTTGGTAATTGTCAGAAGAATTGATGATAGGTGAAGGAATTAATGGAGCTCCTACAACACCTAACAAAAGCTGAATCTCTGAGTTTCTTCCTCCAAACACTGCTGTCATGGAAGCAGCTTTTGCTTCTGCTGCGTTTGGCTTCATCCAAAACTTCACATTCTGCCAAGCTTTCATGGTTCCACTCTTATGTGTAAAAATTTCCTCTGGTATAGGAACTTCAAGCACAGTTTCAAGACCATCTTCTCTATCAAGATTAGGGCTAAGCTTcttcataacaaacaaaaaaaaaccacagAATTTAACAATAATAAGAAAGTTAAAAGAGAAGAGTATAAGAAGTTAGAAGAGTTGGAAATTTAGAAATTTAGAATGCAAGTTGTATAGTAATGTATGAGAGTATGAAAGTTTgtgaaaataatattgataaccAAAACTATAGGTGGGACCCTCTTTGTAACGTGGTCTGATATATGTTTATGTCGTGTATGCACGCTTTGGTTTGTTATTTCACATTTTTACACTAACTTAATATAATGGACTGacttaaaatatggttttgttataataatattaaattgttgttgattgatggTGACTTTACTTGTCTTtctatttaatttcaggttaatgtgtcaattttgttttcctttaaagGGTTTGTGTTAAGTaaagttgttaattgaatgtgtaGTGCAAATAgtacccaaaaaaatatgtgtAGTGCAATGTTACTGTTTTGTGGAATAATTTAGGTGTGCTGTTAAGTGTGAAAATAATGATTGTTTTGACACTTTTTTGAAGGTGTCATAAATGTGATATGATAGtaagatgaagaaaaatgaaaggaGTAAGTAAGCATTTTCagtattttgaaattcaaaggCTGGAACAATTTATaccacaaatttaaattttgaagcaCTTTCATCTCTAACTTTTAAAAACTTACATTTTTAACctcataaatttttaaaaagttgtaaaaCTTTTGAGAAGATGTCACATGTCTAAAAATAAGaggtcaaattattatttttaaaaataaaaataaagggtcaaaagtaaaaaataggaggccaaaattaaattttttttgttggagtcaaaattgcaagtttttaaaagttaagggaCCTAAAATGCATTTAAACCAAAAACTAATAAATTGTTTTCTTCGTATTAACTTGAATAGTCTCTTGTTTCATCAATATAAGTATAAAATCGTCTTTGTGAACTTAGTTAAGTTGGTagaaataatgcataatatatgtaaggtccgggattcaaactccgaccaccaccaaaatataaacacaaaatCTTTATAATTCTGGTgctaaatttaaaaagaaaatacaaagactTAATTTGCCggcattataaaattttataaatttagatGACTAAATTAACCGACCATTTCGATTTCAAGGTCTAAAAactaatttactcaaaaataaatagagaaaatgtaaaaatgttatttatcatatCACACAGTGTCACTATCTTGTGCTATTCTTCATTACCAAGCTGGAAAAAGAGAGGCATCAAGATTCAAGTCCCTACTAAGTTTGGTACTTTGTTAGTCTTTCACATCAAAATTTCAGCCTATTGTGAGTGCTAATTTTCTGTTCAATTTGTGTCTCCTAACAGAGTGTGTCAAATCCATTATCACTTTGTTTAGTAACAAAGATAAGATGAACAATATGATTCAGGTGGAATGGACTATCTACTCTACCTTGAAGCTTGGTAACTTCAAAGTataaatttcattaattttgatttttgagtgATGCGAACCTTCTTATTTACCCAATCAAATAACATACATTTTAGTGCATATACCTGCTAGGAATTTGAGaagtattaattaatatatccCTAAATTATAGgccattccttttttttttttctggacTATGTTTAGTTAACTACCTTAGTGTATTTATGTATTCTTAATGAGAGAAAAATGTACATTAACTAGATTTAGGTTATTTCGATTCATAGCTAATTGAAATCTTATTTTTATGACAGACTAATTGAGAACTTTGTTTTAGACAAATACATGAGCAAATGATCAATCAATTTTCTTAATGCACGTGACTTACCATATAGACCTGACAGAAGGATTCTATAGTGAAAGTAGGTGGTCCTATTCAGCAAAAGTAGAACAAGAGGCATGGTGAGAGTGACTGAGGTCGAGCAACAGGGCTACAAATTAGTTTAAGTCTTTTTAGGTTGGACTAAGATGTTTTTAGAAATGCATTTACCTATCAAGAATATGATTTGAGGTTGCATCCAAATCAATTAAGTATATGTTTGGTATTAAGGAGAATATGTCAGAATCACAACGATCCATCGTAATTTTGCAGAAGCTACAGTGTAacttttgaagaattatgatgtATCGCCGTGATTCTGACACATCCACCTTGATACCAAACATGTCTtaaggagaagaaaaaaaacgagTTAGAATACATATTATCAAAACATGATGAGAATGTTGATGTTAATTTGAATAATTCACTTATAATGAAGATGATAATCTAGAGGATAATGTTAATGACTATGGTGAAAGATATATTTGATCCAACAAACTGGGATGCTCTTGATCCTaaaattattgatttatgaggattatctatttttttattattatttataattttttgacattatttataattaaagtaaattatactttttttttttatagttttttgtatttctttttattaacgGTCCAAATTTTAAGATCAGAGCTATATAGATGagacttgaaacttgattgttcttttatcatatcatatttgagCCTTATAAGATGTGGGAGGTAAGGGACAAAATTGAGTTGCAAAATGTTTGTAGGGTCGTTAAATACGcttattttaattatacatcttattttttcatttatcagTACGCTAAACACTGCaccaataaatttttaaatgtgaGTGAGTTCAATTTAACCAAACTTCAACCAAAGTTTTCTTTTAACTAATTAAAGACGGTGCATAAAAATTGGAATACTCCCACATGTCAAATTCGGCTAGTACCATAAACAATGTCACATATAAATTTCTCTTTCAATTAATAAATACCTCTAAATAATTTACAAACTAGATAAGAATCAAAGATCATGGCTATCCATGATACACTACTACTTAACTATAGGACACAAAGATGCATGTCCCATACCAAATAAGATGTGCATTATTCAACCGACATTCTTATTGTAATtgtaattaaattgaaaaaatccAACGGCCATGCCCACGGTTGAAGAGATGAACAAAtgaatctatctatctattataTCTCCAAAGGGCAAGGGGGCATAACCATGTGAGATGTACCCTGATTTTGTTTCTGTTCATTGATCCATATATTCAATAATGTGGCCCATAAGTTAAGTAACACGTATCTTGTTGTGATGACTAGGATGTACTAACCAACAAAATTTGGTTGTTGTCGTTTCCTATCATGCCATGCACGTTCTCATCAACCAATGGTTTATACTCTTTATTTGTTTTGGGATGCAATATTACTCTCATTGTCacaattaattttcaattatatatttttgaggTACACAAACAATTATCCATTTTGCAATATGGTTTCTATGGCTACATTATTTCTTAAGATGTTGTCTTGTCCCTTATGGAATCTAGTTTCTTAGATTACAAAAAATGCGTAACACACGGAGCAAATATCTACATGCACCAAATAATACATTGTACATATgcttattactatttttttctctcctaGAAATGAATATTATGATTAAAGGTATTCTTATCCGTGTAAAATCTATAATTGTACTCAAAGTAATTAGGAATATCTCATATTAACTTCAAAATGAAACAAAGAAAAGTAGCTTATGATGTTAAGCAATCAAGCATGATTACAAATTGACATTTACTTCATTAAAGGGAGGTAAGTTTATGTAATTAATCTTCgtcaaaaaaagaagtttaTAATTACTCTTTGAAAGTGCAGTCGCAtgttataataataacaaattaattaaaa
It encodes:
- the LOC11415844 gene encoding uncharacterized protein, whose product is MKKLSPNLDREDGLETVLEVPIPEEIFTHKSGTMKAWQNVKFWMKPNAAEAKAASMTAVFGGRNSEIQLLLGVVGAPLIPSPIINSSDNYQLITPSIKDQRIEVSMAKYIMKQYVAAVGGERALNSVDSMYAMGQVKMATSEFSSGERGVNSNNNNKKMVKVKNVEMKGEMGGFVVWQKRPELWCLELVVSGNKISAGSDGKVAWRQTPWHHSHASRGPPRPLRRFLQGLDPRSTANLFSTSVCIGEKTVNKEDCFILKLEAESSALRARSNSNVEIVRHTVWGYFSQRTGLLVQLEDSHLLKLKSSETDCVYWETNMESLIQDYRTVDGIQIAHAGKTKVSLFRFGEGPETRSRTRMEEVWQVEEVDFNIKGLSIDCFLPPSDLKREQEETGQCGGGVVTGTNAKLPYKIRSASFRISTSKVAAVNLDDSCTTSESDEDF
- the LOC11417975 gene encoding UDP-glycosyltransferase 76B1 isoform X1, with protein sequence MEQQKEIAKGHKIILMPSPFQGHITPLLQLATILHSKGFSITIVHTVFNSPNPSSYPHFTFHPLHGALSDTEASKVDAVHLTEVINVRCVQPLKECLTMLLDKEDDGVCCFVSDAALYFTQAVCVEFGIPRIVLRTGGASSFLVFASFPILREKGYFPVQESRMEEAVEDLPPLKVKDLPVFQSKEPEAFYKLVCRFIDECKKSSGIIWNTFEELESSALTKLRQDFSVPIYPIGPFHKYSLAGSNSTSLLTPDKTCISWLDKQEHKRVVYVSFGSIVAISEAEFLEIAWGLVNSNQPFLWAIRPGTIRGSEWLEPLPSGFLENLGERGYIVKWAPQEQVLKHPAVGAFWTHNGWNSTLESVCEGVPMICMPSFGDQKINAKYASDVWKVGVQLEGKLERGEIEKVIRKLMVGDEGNEIRENVMNLKEKANVCLKEGGSSYSFLDSLVSEILSLKSSTSRAH
- the LOC11417975 gene encoding UDP-glycosyltransferase 76F1 isoform X2 → MMVFVVLFLMLLFILLKLFVLSLGFLGLFLGLVGLLLFLFLLLFRFSEKRVIFLFKLQSCNLKYDALRRVSKNSMLTFVENLESRMEEAVEDLPPLKVKDLPVFQSKEPEAFYKLVCRFIDECKKSSGIIWNTFEELESSALTKLRQDFSVPIYPIGPFHKYSLAGSNSTSLLTPDKTCISWLDKQEHKRVVYVSFGSIVAISEAEFLEIAWGLVNSNQPFLWAIRPGTIRGSEWLEPLPSGFLENLGERGYIVKWAPQEQVLKHPAVGAFWTHNGWNSTLESVCEGVPMICMPSFGDQKINAKYASDVWKVGVQLEGKLERGEIEKVIRKLMVGDEGNEIRENVMNLKEKANVCLKEGGSSYSFLDSLVSEILSLKSSTSRAH